The DNA sequence GCCCGTCGAGCCGCCGGCGGACCCGGGCCCGGCGCGGGTGCGCGTCCGGAAGGCCGAGGACGGCGACGCCGAGGCCCTCACCGAGCTGCGGCTGGCCGAGTGGCGCTACACCTCGCTGGTCGGCACCGCGGTCCGGCGGCCGGGCGCGCGGCCGCTGCTGCACGCCGAGGTCGTCCGCTCCCTGCGGTTCAGCGGCCTGGTCTGGCTGGCCGAGGACGACGGCGTGCCCGCCGGGATGGCCGCCTGCGCGCTGGCCGTGCCGACGCCGGGCGACAGCATCCACGGCCGGCTGTTCCCGGGGCGCTGGGGGTACGTCGACACGCTGTCGGTGGCGCCGGCGGCGCGCGACGGCGGGGTCGGCCGGGCCCTGATGGCGGCGGCCCATCGCACCCTGCTCACGCACGAGGTGCGCGGTACCTTCCTGTTCTACCACCCGGCGAACCCGCTCTCCCCGGTGTTCTGGCACCGGCAGGGTTATCGTCCACTGTGGACGATGTGGATCCGGCGACCGGCCTGGTCCTGACCGACGACCAGAGGGGAACCATGGACATCGCCGAGCCGCTGCTCGCCGCCCACAAGGCGCGCTTCGCGGCCGTCGACGCGCTGCTGCCGCCCGCCGCGCCGCCCGCCGAGGGCCTGCGGCTCGACGCGGCGACGGCGGACGGCACCCAGGTCACCGGCGTGCTGCAGCGGCACCGGCTGAGCCCCGGCGACGTCCCGATGCTGTGGTCGGCCGCCGACACCTGGCAGCTGTTCCCCTACCTCGGCGACACCGGCACCGAGGGCGCCGACCTGCTCTTGCGCGCCCTCAAGGGCCGGGTCGAGAGCGAGGAGACCGGCGACGACTCGGCGTGCGCGGTCGTCTGGCCCAGCCGGGACGCCGAGGCGATCCGCGCCTTCCTCGACCACGGCCTGGTCCCGCTCGGCGCGCTGGGCGTCCGGACCGCTCCCCCGATCCCGCCGGATCCCGCCGTGCGCGTCCGGCGCGCCGGGCCGGCCGACTTCACCGTCGCGCTGGAACTGGCGACGGCCACGTTCGACTACACCGGCCTGGTCGCCGCGCCCCGCCGCCCGAACACCGCCGACCTGCTGGCCCCCGCGCTGCGGGAGGCCCTGGACGCCGAGGAGCCGGCGGTCTGGCTGGCCGAGGACGACGGCGTGATCCAGGCGATGGCGCACTGCGCGTGGATCGACGCGACCGCGGGCAGCGAAGCGGCCGAGCTGCTGCCGCCGGGGCGCTGGGGCTACGTGAACAACGTCGTGACCACACCCGGCGAGCGGGGCGGCGGGTTCGGCCGGGCGCTGATGGCCCGGGTGCACCAGGAGCTGCGCACCGGCGGCGCGATCGGCACGTACCTCTACTACAACCCGACCAACCCGCTGGCCTCGGTGTTCTGGCACCGGCAGGGCTATCGTCCACTGTGGACGACGTGGGAGGTGCGGCCGGCGGCCGCGCTGCGGTGAGTCACCCACTGGTGTGACGTGCGTCCGGTGATCTTGCTCCGCACCCCGGCGAGGGCTAGCTTTTGAACTGACCGGTCAGTTCAAAGTCGTCTCAGCTGGAGTCCCCGTGCAGGTCCGAGCCGATCGGGTGTCCCTCGAAGGGCACCACGGCACCTTGTTACCGCCCACCTCGCTGACCGTCGGCGAGGGCGACCTGGCGATCGTGCACGGCGAACCCGGCGTCGGCGTCACCGCGTTCGGGCTCGCGCTGGCCGGGCGGCTCAAGCCGAGCACCGGCACGGTCACGGTCGACGGTGCGGACGCCGGTCTGCCCGAGCTGGTCGCGGTCGTCGACGCGCCGGGCGTCAGCGACCCGGACGAGGCGCTGAGCCTGCGCGTGGTCGTCGGCGAGGAGCTGGCGCTGGCGCACCGCCCGGCGGGCAAGGAAGACGTCGCCCGCTGGCTGACCGAGCACGACGCGGCGCCGTTCGCCGGCACCCGGTTCGAGAACCTCGCCCCCGCCCTGCGCACCCGGCTGCTCACCGAGCTGGCCGCGGTCCGCAAGGGCGTGCGCGTCCTCGTGCTCGACACGCCCGACCGGCACACCAGCGACGTCGGCAGCTGGGCCGGCCTGGCCCGCGAGCAGGCCGAACGCGGCCTGGCCGTGGTGGTGCTGGCCGCGACGACGCCGGCGTCCGCGCTGCCCTTCACGCCCGCGCGCATCGGCTCGTCCGAGCAGCCGTCGCCGCAGCACTGCCTTCCCGAACTCCCCCAACCCACCGAAGAGCTCCCTGAGGGCCCAGAGAACGTCACTGACGGAGTTTCCGAATGAACGCCTTCCGGATCGCCCGCAACGAACTGCGGCGGCTGTCCACCGGCACGATGCCCAAGCTGGCACTGGTCGCGCTCGTGCTGGTGCCGCTGCTCTACGCGTCCTTCTACCTCTACGCGAACTACGACCCGTACGGCCGCCTGGACAAGCTGCCCGCCGCCGTCTTCACCAGCGACGCCGGCGCGCAGGACTCGAGCGGCCAGCAGCGCAACGTGGGCCGCGAGGTGACCGACGAGCTGGTCAAGTCCGGCACGTTCCAGTGGCACGAGGTGTCGGAGCAGGACGCGCGCGACGGCGTCCGCGACGACAAGTACTCCTTCGCGATCGGCATCCCGAGCGGCTTCTCCGCCGCGCTGCTGTCGGTCGGCAATTTCCAGCCGCAGCAGGCGACGATCACGCTGACCACCAACGACGCCAACAACTACCTGTCCGGGACGATCGCGAAGCAGGTCGCCGAGCAGGTGCGCAAGACGATCGCGGAGAAGGTCGGCAGCGAGGCCGCGGACCGGTTCCTGGTCGGGTTCTCCACCATCTTCGGGAAGATCCAGGAGGCCTCGACCGGCGCGTCCCAGCTCGCGGACGGCGCTTCGCAGCTGAAGTCCGGCCAGCAGCAGCTCGCCAGTGGCGCGTCGCAGCTCGCCGACGGCTCCGCGACGCTCGCCACCGGGCTGGGCACGCTCAAGTCCAGCACCGCGGATCTGCCGTCCCAGACGCAAAAACTCGCCGACGGCGCCTCGCAGGTGGCCGCCGGGGACCAGAAGATCGCCGACGCGGCGTCCGTGGCCGCGACGGCGTCGTCGGACATCCAGGGCAAGCTCGACAGCTACCGCACCCAGCTCCAGACCGACCTGCGCAACGCCGGCGTGCCGGAGGACCAGGTCACGGCGATCCTGGCGCGCGCGGACCAGCTGCGCTCCCCCGTCGACCAGGCGAACAGCAAGATCCAGCAGGCCAACGGCGATCTCGCGAAGCTGGCCGACGGCGCGAAGCAGGTTTCCGACGGCGCGGCCAAGCTCGCCGCCGCGTCGCCGCAGCTGGCGAACGGCATCGCGCAGGCGTCCGACGGAGCGAACCAGCTCAAGGACGGCGCCGCCAAGCTGAACGACGGTGAGAAGACGGCGGTCACCGGGACGAACCAGCTCGCCGACGGCGCGGTGAAGCTGCGTGACGGGCTTTCGGCCGGGCTCAAGGAGATCCCGAACCCGGACGACCCGACGCGCGCGGCGACGGCCAACACGATCGCGGACCCGGTGGCGGTGAACGCCAACGGCGAGGCGTCGGCCGGGACGTACGGCGCGGGCCTGGCGCCGTTCTTCATCTCGCTGGCCACCTGGATCGGCGCGTTCGTGCTGTTCCTGATCCTGCGCCCGCTCTCGACGCGCGCGCTGACCGCGGGCGCGGCGCCGTTCCGGGTCGCGGTCGGCGGCTGGCTGTCGTCGGCGCTGCTCGGCGTCGCGCAGGTGATCGTCCTGTTCGGCGCGGTGACGTGGCTCGTCGGCATCCACATCGCGCACCCGCTGGGCGCGATCGGCTTCGCCGTCCTGGTGTCGCTGACGTTCACGTCGGTGGTGCACGCGCTCAACAGCTTCTTCGGCGCGGTCGGCAAGTTCCTCGGCCTGGTGCTGCTGGTGCTGCAGCTGGTCAGCGCGGGCGGCACGTTCCCCTGGCAGACGATCCCGGACGCGCTGTACCCGCTGCACGTCGTGCTGCCGATGGGGTACGCGATCGACGGCTTCCGGCACCTGTTCTACAGTGGCGCCACCGTGCAGATCCTCGGCGACATCGGCGTGCTGCTGGCCTACCTGGTCGGCGGAGTCCTGGTGTCCACCCTGGCCGCGCGCAAACGCCGCGTCTGGACGGTGTCGGCGCTCAAACCCGAGCTGAGCCTGTGAGCGGCGGGACCAAGCAGAAGCTTTTCGAGGCCACGCTGCGGCTTTCGAAGAGCCGGGGCTTGGTGGGCCTCACGGTCGACGACATCGCCGCCGAGGCGGGCGTCGCCAAGGGCACTGTCTACTACAACTTCGGTTCGAAGGACGGCCTGGTCGACGGCCTGCTGCGGTACGGCGTCGACACGCTCGCCGGGCGGCTGCGCGACGCGGTTTCGGATGCCGATCCGCTCGACGTGATCGAGGCGCAGGTCGACGTGACGCTGGAGTTCATCGCCCGGTATCCGGGGTTTTCGCAGATCCTGGTGAGCGAGCTGTGGCGCACGCCCGGCCAGTGGCACGGCACGCTTTCCTTGCTGCGCGAGGAAATCATCTCGATCGTGAAGGGCCAGCTTTCGCGCTTGGAGGAGGCGGGCCGGCTGCCGGAGGGAGTCCGGATCCCGACGGCGGCGGCCGGCCTGTTCGGCACGATGCTGGTGGTCGCGCTGGACTGGCAGGTGTTCGGCCCGGAGCGGACGCGGGCGGAGGTCCGGGAAGCGGTGATGGTCCTGATCCGCGGCCTGGGCCGCAAGTAGCCGACGGCTTCACCCGGCAGCCGCTTCACCTGCTGCCCCTTGGCCGCCCAGCCGCTCACCTGCTGCCCCTTGGCCGCCCAGCCGCCTTACCTGTTGTCCCTTGGCCGCCCGGCCGCTCACCTGCTGCCCCTTCGCCGCCAGCCGCCTTACCTGCTGCCCCTTCGCCGCCAGCCGCTTCACCGCGAGCTCGGCACCGCGGCAGCGGTGCCGCGGGCTGCTTCGCCACGGGCGCTTCACCGCGAAAGCTTCACCGCGGCCGCGGTGCTGCGGGCCGCGCCAGCTGCGGGTCGCATCACCGCCGGCCCCTTCACCACGGACCGCTTCACCACGGCCGCGCCGGCTGCGGGCCGCTTCGCCATGAGCGCTTCACTGTCGACCGCTGCTTCACTGTCCGCCGCTGCCTCGCCGCCGGCCCGCGGGGCCCTCACCGCCGGCCGCCCTGCGGGCCGCCTCACCGCGGGTCGCTGCTTTGCCGCCGACCCGCGGGGCGCCGCCCCCCGTCTTCCACATTACCGCCCGGCACCGACAGTTCCGGCTCCTGAAAGCCGTGAAGGGCACCTTCAGGGACTCAGAGTCCCTGAAGGTGCCCTTCACGGCTTTGCTTGCACCGCGGGGAAAGTGGGAAAGCGGGAAAGCGGGTCAGCGGTCTTCGATGCGGGCCCGGACCGCGGCCGCGTACGTGTCGACCGCGGTGGCCGCCGCCGTGAGTTCGCAGGGGCCGTCGATCAGCAGGCGCTTCGCCGGGACGTACACCTGCTCCAGCTCCGGGTCGGTCGCGACGCCGTGTTCGCGGGCCAGTTCGTTGTCGCCGGCCAGGCGGGCTCGCAGCTCCTCGCGGCGGGCGACCAGGCCGTCGAGGACCGCGCGCTGGCGGCGGCCGTCCTCGACCGCCGGGGCGACCGCGTGCTCGTGGCCGTCGATGTGGCGCTCGACCCACTCGGCGTCGCCGTCGACCTCGGCGGAGCGGAGCTGCTTGAGCGTGCCGCGCAGCCGGTGGGCGCGCGCCGGCAGCATCGCGACGCCGGTGAAGCGCGTCGCCACCCGCAGCTGGTAGGCCTCGATCTCGGCGAGCTCCGCCACGGCCTGGGTGAGCACGTCGAGCCGGCCGGCGAGGTCGTCCGTCGCCGGGCGCGCCCGGTCCGTGCTCACCCGCACGGCCGCCACCCCGGGCGAAGACTCGTCGCGGAAACCGAGCAGCAGCCGGATGCCCAGCTCGGCCGCGCGGCCGGCGAGCGGGCCGAGCACCTCGCCGACGAGCCGGTCGGGTTCGGCGGAGTCGTCGATCGCGTCGACGACGAGCGTGCGGCCGGCGACGCCGGAGGTCAGCCGTTCTTCGATGCGGTGGCGGACGGCGTCGGCGGTGCGGCCGGTCGCGTCCACCGCGAGGTCGACGCTGCCGGCGGGCGGCATCTGGCCGAGCGCCGGCGGCAGCCCGGGGACGCCGAGCGAGCGTTCGCGGTCGGCCAGGACGATGCCGAAGCGCAGTGCCGCCGCGACGGGCGAGCCGGCCTCGCCGGTGTCGACGACCCAGACGGTGCCGGGTTCGGCCTTGGCGAACCAGTCGACGACCCGCTGCACGAAGGAGACGTCGACGGTTTCGCCGACCGGGCGCGAGAAACTGGCGTCGACGGCGGGGCCGCCGGACGTCCAGATGCTCAGCTGCGGCAGGTGCCCGAGCATCGTCTCGACCGGGATCATCCAGGTGCCGGTGTCCTTGCCCACGACCATGCCGACGACGTGCCCGGTCGCTTCGTCGAGCACCGCGGTGCCGCCGAACCCGGGGCCGAGCGACTCGGCCTCGGCGGTGCGCAGCAAGCGGATCCACTCGCCGCCCGGGCCGCCGGGGTGCTCGGCGCCGCCGAGGCGGGCGTGGGTCCAGCGGCCGACGGACCCGGGCGGGAACCCGAAGGCGCGGACGAGCTGGTGTTCCCCGAGCGGCATCCGGTGCAGCGGCGCGCGGAACACGCGGGACTCGGGACGTTCGAGGCGCAGCAGGGCGAGGTCGCCACGGCCACCGCCGTCGGAGGGCACCCAGCACCCTTCGACGACGGTCGCCGTACCGGGCAACGCCTCGGCCAGGCCGACGAAGTCCACGCTCAACGCGGATCGCGAGCCACCGGCGGTCTCGACGACGTGCGCGCTCGTCAGGACGTGGTACTCGTCGAGTACCGTGCCCGCGCCGCAAAGCCGGCCGAGTTCGTCGTGCAGCCGGACCCGCCAGCGTCGTCGCTCACGCTCGAACCCCATTCGGCGGACCCTACGCCGTGATCGCCCCGCCTCTGTGCGGGACCCGCTACCCAGCGGTAACACCTCACCCGAACGGAGTCCGCCGTTCGTCGCAATGGCGTCCCGATGAGTGGGTCACACGCGACCGAAGACCCAGCTTCCCGGCGCGGCGGGGTCGTCGCCGGCCCAGAACTCCAGCCAGTGCCCGGTGAACTCCTCGCGGGAGAGCCGGCCGTCACCGTCGAGGTCGAGGTGGGCGAAGACTTCGTCGGTCGGGGTGGCGGTGCCGTTCCAGGCTTCGATCAGCTGGTGGTACTCGGCCGCGGAGATGGCGCCGTCGCCGTTTTCGTCGACGGCTTCGAACATCGCGTCGGCGGTGCCGGTGACCGCGCCGGACATCGTGGGCAGGTCGTCGACGACGTGAAGGACCTCGTCGAGGGTGACCTTGTCGTCGCGGTCCAGGTCGGACGCCGCGAGCAGCGTGCCCCACCAGCCCATCATGATGGCGGCGAGCTGCCGCCCTTCCGCGGTGCCTTCGTCGGTGCCGCGCAGTGCGAGCCATCTCGTGGTGAGGGCTCTGAAGTCGGTCTCGGTGAGGTAGCCGTCGGCGTCGGCGTCCATCGCGCCGAAGACGCCGGAGATCTTGCGCCGCTGGAAATCGGTGGCCATGGTGCTGGTCCTTCCGGCCGGGGCCCCGGTGGGCCGTTCGGGCCACCCAGCTTCGTCCGGAAGACCGGCACCCGGCGCCGTCCGGCCGAGTAGTCCCGCCCCACGACCCGGTGATTCCCGCGGCGACGCAGCGTAGGCGATGTCCCCCGGACGTGCGCGAACCCCGCACCGGACGGTGCGGGGTTCGCGGGCCGGTAACCCGAAGAACTCAGTGGGCGGCGTCGTTCCAGGATCGGCCGTAGCCGACCGAAACCTCCAGCGGGACCGCGAGTGCGTAGGCCGAGCCCATGCCGTGCCGCACGAGCTTCTCCAGCTCCTCGCGCTCGCCCTCGGCGACCTCGAGCACGAGCTCGTCGTGCACCTGCAGCAGGATCCGGCTCCGCAGCTTCGCTTCGACGATCGCGCCGTGGACGTTCAGCATCGCGACCTTGATGATGTCCGCCGCGCTGCCCTGGATCGGGGCGTTCAGCGCCATCCGCTCGGCCATCTCGCGGCGCTGGCGGTTGTCGCTGTTGAGGTCCGGCAGGTAGCGGCGGCGGCCGAAGACCGTCTCGGTGTAGCCGTTCTTCGCCGCGATGCCGACGACCGAGTGGAGGTAGTCGCGCACGCCGCCGAAGCGGTCGAAGTACGCCTCCATCTGGGACTTGGCGTCGTCGGTCGAGATCCGCAGCTGCTGCGAAAGCCCGTACGCCGACAGCCCGTACGCGAGGCCGTACGACATCGCCTTGACGCGGTAGCGCAGCTCCGGCGTGATCTCCTCCGGCGGCAGCGAGAACGCCCGCGACGCCACGAACGTGTGCAGGTCCTCGCCGCTGTTGAAGGCCTCGATGAGGCCCTCGTCCTGCGAGAGGTGCGCCATGATCCGCATTTCGATCTGGCTGTAGTCCGCGGTCATCAGCTCGGTGTAGCCGGTGCCGACCACGAACGCGTCGCGGATGCGGCGGCCTTCTTCGGTGCGGACCGGGATGTTCTGCAGGTTCGGCTCGGTCGACGACAGCCGCCCGGTGGCCGCGATCGTCTGCAGCAGCGTGGTGTGGATGCGGCCGTCGTCGGCGACGGACTTGATGAGGCCCTCGACCGTCGTGCGCAGCTTCGTCGCGTCCCGGTGCTCCAGCATGTGCTGCAGGAACGGGTGTTCGGTCTTCTCGAACAACCCCTGCAGCGCTTCGGCGTCGGTCGTGTAGCCGGTCTTGGTGCGCTTGGTCTTCGGCATGCCGAGCTCGTCGAACAGCACGACCTGCAGCTGCTTCGGCGAGCCGAGGTTGATCTGCTTGCCGATGACCTCGTACGCGGCTTCGGCCGCCTGCGTGACGCGCGAGAGGTAGTGCGCCTCGAGCGTGGTCAGCTGCTCCAGGTCGACGGCGACCCCGGCGATCTCCAGCTCGGTGATCACCTCCAGCAGCGGCAGCTCCAGCTCGGCGAGCAGCTTCGCGCCGCCGATCTCGTCGAGTTCCTTGTCGAGCGCGCCGGCCAGCTCGAAGACGGCCCGCGCCTTGACGAGCTCCTCCTGGATCTCCTTCTGCTCCAAGCCTTCCGCGCCGCCGTCGAGCAGCGACAGCTGGCCGTCGCCGCCGTCGGTCTCCGAGCGCAGCTCGCGGTGCAGGTAGCGCAGCGCGAGGTCGTCGAGGTCGAACGTGCGCTGCCCCGGCCGCACCAGGTACGCGGCCAGCGCGGTGTCCATGGCGAGCCCGGCGAGCACCCAGCCGCGGGCGCGGATCGCGTGCAGCGGGATCTTGAGGTCGTGCCCGGTCTTGCGGACCGCGGGGTCGGCGAACCAGCCGGCGAGCGCGGCGTCGTCGGCCTGGTCCATCGCCGTGACGTCGACGTAGGCGCCTTCGCCGTCAGCGGTCGCGAAGGCGACCGCGCGCAGGTCGGAGCGGACCGAGGAGCCCGTGGTGCGGAACGACAGCGCGACCGGCTTGCCCCGGCCCGCGTGCGCGGCGAGCCAGGCCGCCAGCGCGCCGGGGGCCAGCGCGTCACCCGAGACCTCGAACCCTTCGTCGGCCTCCGGTTCGGCGCTCTGCAGGGTCGCGAACAGCCGGTCCCGCAGCACGCGGAACTCCAGCTCGTCGAACAGCGCGTGCACGGCCTCGCGGTCCCACGGGCGCAGCTCCAGCCCGGCCGGGCCGATCTCCAGCTCGACGTCGCGGATCAGCTCGGTCAGCTGGCGGTTCAGGGTGACCGAGCTCAGGTGCGCCCGCAGCGCGTCGCCGACCTTGCCCTTGACCTCGTCGACCCGGTCGATCAGGTCGTTCAGCGAGCCGAACTGCCGGATCCACTTGGCCGCGGTCTTCTCGCCGACGCCGGGGATGTTCGGCAGGTTGTCGGAGGGGTCGCCGCGCAGCGCCGCGAAGTCCGGGTACTGCCGCGGGGTGAGCCCGTACTTCTCCTCGACGGCCTCCGGGGTGAACCGGGTCATCTCCGAGACGCCGCGCTTCGGGTACAGCACGGTGACGTGTTCGGTGACCAGCTGCAGCGCGTCGCGGTCGCCGGTACAGATCAGGACGTCGAAGTCCTCGGCCGTGGCCTGCGTGGTGAGCGTGGCGATGATGTCGTCGGCTTCGAAGTTCTCCTTCGTCAGCGACGGGATGCCGAGCACGTCCAGGACCTCCCGGACCAGGTCCACCTGGCCGCGGAACTCGTCCGGCGTCGCGCTGCGGTTCGCCTTGTAGTCGGCGAAGGTCTCCGACCGGAACGTCTTGCGCGAGAGGTCGAACGCCACCGCGAGGTGGGTCGGCGCTTCGTCGCGCAGGAGGTTGATGAGCATCGACGTGAACCCGAAGACCGCGTTCGTGACCTGCCCGGTCTTGGTCCTGAAGTTCTCGGCGGGCAGCGCGAAGAACGCGCGGTAGGCCATCGAATGGCCGTCGATCAGGAGCAGCTTCGGCCGCTCCGCGACAGTGGTCGATCCTGGGGTGGTTCCTGTGGCGTTGGCAACGGTCGTCTTCTCACTCGGGCTCACGTGCCCGAGTCTAGGCTGGGGGTCCGACACTCTTTGGAACAAGGCTGCATCGCCATGGTGGCGACGACCCTTACGTGGCGCATCAGCAGAGGAGCAGTGAGTGACCGAACGTCCCGCCCCCATCGACGTGGACCGGTTGGCGGGCATCGACCCGGCGGCGGCCGACCAGCAGCTCAACGACAAGGTCGGGATGCAGCTGATCGAAGCGACGCCCGAGCGCGTGGTCGGCACGATCCCGGTCGAGGGCAACCTCCAGCCCTACGGCCTGCTGCACGGCGGCGCCAACGCCGTGCTCGCCGAGGCGCTGGGCTCCACGGTCGCCGCGCTGAACGCCGGCCCCGGCCGCGCCGCGATGGGCCTCGAGCTCTCCTGCACCCACCACCGGGCCGTCCGCACGGGCAAGGTCACCGGGGTGGCGACGCCGCTGCACGTCGGCCGCGGCACCATCACCGCCGAGATCGTGCTGACCGACGACGAGGGCCACCGCACCTGCACCGCCCGGCTCACCTGCGTCGTCCGGGACCGCCCGCCGGGCTCCTGAGCGTGGACCTCGACATCGCCCAGGTACGGGCGTTCACCGTCACCGCGGAGCTGCGGCACTTCGGCCGCGCCGCGCAGACGCTGTTCCTCACCCAGCAGGCGCTGTCGAAGCGGATCCGCAAGCTCGAAGACGCCCTGGCGGTGCCGCTCTTCCTGCGCACCAACCGGTCGGTCGAACTGACCGCCGACGGCGAACGGTTCCTGCCGCACGCGCACGAGCTGCTGCGCGCGGCCGACGCCGCGGTCGCCGCGATGGGCGCCGACGACCGGCCGCTGCGCCTGGACGTCGTCGACTTCCGGCTCGCCCCGATGTTCCTGCTGCGCCGCCTCGCCGAGCGCGACCCGGCGCTGCGGATCGACCGGATCGCCGGCGGCGGTTTCGCGAACGCCGTCGAGCCGCTGCTGTCCGGCGAGCTGGACGTCGCGATCGGCCGGGTCACCGGGTTCGGCAAGCCGCTGCCGGACGAGCTGGAGCACCGGCCGATCCGGCTGGAACCGCTGGTCGCGCTGCTCGCCCCGGAACACCCCCTGGCGGTGCTGGACGTGCTGCCCCTCGAAGAACTGCGCGCCGACGGGATCTGGCTGCCGGGGCACGGCGGGGCCGCCGAATGGCAGTCCTACGTGGCCGAGCTGTGCGGGAAGTTCGGCGTGCCGATCGACGACTCCGGCGTCAGCTACGACCTGCGGCACACCCTCGAGCAGACGCGCTACGGCAAGCGGCGCGTCACCCTCGCCGGAGCGGACATGGAGCTCGCGCCGGACCTCGACTTGAAGGTGCTGCCGTTCGAGCCGTCGCCGCTGTTCCCGTGGTCGCTGGTCTGGCGGCGCGGGAAGGCGCGCCCGGCGCTGCGGCGGCTGCTGACGCTGGCGTGGCGCACCAGCCGTGAAGAAGACTGGTGCGCCTGCGACCCGGCCCGCTCCTGGCTGCCGGAGAGCGACGTCAGCGTCGCAACCGCGGGCCGAACCACGCGCTGAACGCCGCGTCGACCCGGGCCGCGTCCGCGGTCTGCGGCGCGGCGTCGAGTCCCGGCGCCTCGGCGAACTCGTGCCCCATCCCCTCGATCGTCACCAGCTCGGCCCGGTCGCCGAGGCGCTTCCACAGCGCCGCGGCGGGCTCGCGGACGGCGATGTCGTCCGCCGACCCGGCCACGATCAGCAGCGGCGCCGAGAGCTCGCCGGCCCGGCTGACGTAGTCGTGGTGCGCCGCGACCGCGCGGGACCGCTCGCTCCACGGGTAGGTGACGTCGTAGACCCGTTCGTTGCGCCCGATGACCGGCGCCAGCTGGGCGACCGGGCTGACCACCGCGCCGGCGGCGATGTCGGCGTCGTCGCGGGCGAGCACCTCCAGCGCCACCAGTGAGCCGGCCGAGCCGCCGAAGACGCCGAGCGGGCCGTCCGCGCCCGGCAGCCGGTCGCGCAGCGCGGCGAGGGCCGCCGGGAACTCCCCGGCCGCCCGGTCGGTCACCGGCTCGAAGACGTTGAGGACGGCGTCCTCGCCCGCCAGCCGGAAGAGCTCGCCGGGCCCGCCTTCGGGCAGCCGCGCGCCGGTGAGCGGGAGCCCGAGGTACACCCGCCACGCCTGCAGTCCCGCCATCGGCAGCGCCGCCGCCATCGCCCGCTCGCTCGCCGGCGGCTCCATCAGGTGCCAGCCGGCCAGCAGGGCCGCCGGCGCGGCCGGGTCCGCCGGCGGCAACGCCACGAACGGCACCCCCGCCGCGACCCCTTCGACGACTTCCAGCTCCGCGATCCGCATCCGCTTCTCCCTTGTCCCTCGGTCTGCTCCCAGCGAACCGCGGGACGGCGGGGGCGTCCAACA is a window from the Amycolatopsis sp. NBC_00355 genome containing:
- a CDS encoding GNAT family N-acetyltransferase, which produces MTPLEEEQNARFAALDPQLPPIAAPPVASEPLLASVGGRPAGGLLTRVVYAPASWPALWGPSEIWDLTAVPGETGAAGLAALLGVWRERLRGSGAGPDSGCTLTWPSRDDEASAVLLAHGFAPMTCLAVRPVEPPADPGPARVRVRKAEDGDAEALTELRLAEWRYTSLVGTAVRRPGARPLLHAEVVRSLRFSGLVWLAEDDGVPAGMAACALAVPTPGDSIHGRLFPGRWGYVDTLSVAPAARDGGVGRALMAAAHRTLLTHEVRGTFLFYHPANPLSPVFWHRQGYRPLWTMWIRRPAWS
- a CDS encoding GNAT family N-acetyltransferase, with protein sequence MDIAEPLLAAHKARFAAVDALLPPAAPPAEGLRLDAATADGTQVTGVLQRHRLSPGDVPMLWSAADTWQLFPYLGDTGTEGADLLLRALKGRVESEETGDDSACAVVWPSRDAEAIRAFLDHGLVPLGALGVRTAPPIPPDPAVRVRRAGPADFTVALELATATFDYTGLVAAPRRPNTADLLAPALREALDAEEPAVWLAEDDGVIQAMAHCAWIDATAGSEAAELLPPGRWGYVNNVVTTPGERGGGFGRALMARVHQELRTGGAIGTYLYYNPTNPLASVFWHRQGYRPLWTTWEVRPAAALR
- a CDS encoding ABC transporter ATP-binding protein; protein product: MQVRADRVSLEGHHGTLLPPTSLTVGEGDLAIVHGEPGVGVTAFGLALAGRLKPSTGTVTVDGADAGLPELVAVVDAPGVSDPDEALSLRVVVGEELALAHRPAGKEDVARWLTEHDAAPFAGTRFENLAPALRTRLLTELAAVRKGVRVLVLDTPDRHTSDVGSWAGLAREQAERGLAVVVLAATTPASALPFTPARIGSSEQPSPQHCLPELPQPTEELPEGPENVTDGVSE
- a CDS encoding YhgE/Pip domain-containing protein, with the translated sequence MNAFRIARNELRRLSTGTMPKLALVALVLVPLLYASFYLYANYDPYGRLDKLPAAVFTSDAGAQDSSGQQRNVGREVTDELVKSGTFQWHEVSEQDARDGVRDDKYSFAIGIPSGFSAALLSVGNFQPQQATITLTTNDANNYLSGTIAKQVAEQVRKTIAEKVGSEAADRFLVGFSTIFGKIQEASTGASQLADGASQLKSGQQQLASGASQLADGSATLATGLGTLKSSTADLPSQTQKLADGASQVAAGDQKIADAASVAATASSDIQGKLDSYRTQLQTDLRNAGVPEDQVTAILARADQLRSPVDQANSKIQQANGDLAKLADGAKQVSDGAAKLAAASPQLANGIAQASDGANQLKDGAAKLNDGEKTAVTGTNQLADGAVKLRDGLSAGLKEIPNPDDPTRAATANTIADPVAVNANGEASAGTYGAGLAPFFISLATWIGAFVLFLILRPLSTRALTAGAAPFRVAVGGWLSSALLGVAQVIVLFGAVTWLVGIHIAHPLGAIGFAVLVSLTFTSVVHALNSFFGAVGKFLGLVLLVLQLVSAGGTFPWQTIPDALYPLHVVLPMGYAIDGFRHLFYSGATVQILGDIGVLLAYLVGGVLVSTLAARKRRVWTVSALKPELSL
- a CDS encoding TetR/AcrR family transcriptional regulator, whose translation is MSGGTKQKLFEATLRLSKSRGLVGLTVDDIAAEAGVAKGTVYYNFGSKDGLVDGLLRYGVDTLAGRLRDAVSDADPLDVIEAQVDVTLEFIARYPGFSQILVSELWRTPGQWHGTLSLLREEIISIVKGQLSRLEEAGRLPEGVRIPTAAAGLFGTMLVVALDWQVFGPERTRAEVREAVMVLIRGLGRK
- a CDS encoding S1 family peptidase; this encodes MGFERERRRWRVRLHDELGRLCGAGTVLDEYHVLTSAHVVETAGGSRSALSVDFVGLAEALPGTATVVEGCWVPSDGGGRGDLALLRLERPESRVFRAPLHRMPLGEHQLVRAFGFPPGSVGRWTHARLGGAEHPGGPGGEWIRLLRTAEAESLGPGFGGTAVLDEATGHVVGMVVGKDTGTWMIPVETMLGHLPQLSIWTSGGPAVDASFSRPVGETVDVSFVQRVVDWFAKAEPGTVWVVDTGEAGSPVAAALRFGIVLADRERSLGVPGLPPALGQMPPAGSVDLAVDATGRTADAVRHRIEERLTSGVAGRTLVVDAIDDSAEPDRLVGEVLGPLAGRAAELGIRLLLGFRDESSPGVAAVRVSTDRARPATDDLAGRLDVLTQAVAELAEIEAYQLRVATRFTGVAMLPARAHRLRGTLKQLRSAEVDGDAEWVERHIDGHEHAVAPAVEDGRRQRAVLDGLVARREELRARLAGDNELAREHGVATDPELEQVYVPAKRLLIDGPCELTAAATAVDTYAAAVRARIEDR
- a CDS encoding EF-hand domain-containing protein, with the protein product MATDFQRRKISGVFGAMDADADGYLTETDFRALTTRWLALRGTDEGTAEGRQLAAIMMGWWGTLLAASDLDRDDKVTLDEVLHVVDDLPTMSGAVTGTADAMFEAVDENGDGAISAAEYHQLIEAWNGTATPTDEVFAHLDLDGDGRLSREEFTGHWLEFWAGDDPAAPGSWVFGRV